One window of Chloroflexus aggregans DSM 9485 genomic DNA carries:
- a CDS encoding MOSC domain-containing protein, which produces MNQGHVVQINVNPNGGVPKHPVAVAEITYDGVRGDRQRDREHHGGPRRAVCLYSIERIMALQAEGHPIAPGTIGENLTIGGLDWDRLAIGDRLLIGPWVELEITEYTTPCNTIAGSFQRGWFSRISQRLYPGWSRLYARVISEGEVKVGDRVIHLRAGQ; this is translated from the coding sequence ATGAATCAGGGGCATGTCGTCCAAATCAATGTCAATCCCAACGGTGGCGTGCCAAAACATCCGGTAGCGGTTGCCGAAATCACCTACGACGGAGTACGGGGTGATCGTCAGCGTGACCGTGAGCACCACGGCGGGCCACGACGGGCTGTCTGTCTCTATTCTATCGAACGGATCATGGCGTTACAGGCGGAGGGTCACCCCATTGCACCCGGTACAATCGGCGAAAATCTGACGATTGGCGGTCTCGATTGGGATCGATTGGCGATTGGAGACCGCTTGTTAATCGGCCCATGGGTTGAATTGGAGATTACCGAATACACGACACCGTGCAATACTATTGCCGGCTCGTTTCAGCGGGGCTGGTTCAGTCGTATCAGTCAACGCCTCTACCCCGGATGGAGCCGGCTGTACGCACGGGTAATCAGCGAAGGCGAAGTAAAGGTTGGTGATCGGGTCATCCATCTCCGTGCCGGTCAGTAG
- a CDS encoding universal stress protein yields MFRTVLVPLDGSPVGEQALAAAARLARAVQATVHLVHVHYPNSLTPIVIETLPVIDTDLHSLAAEHERFYLEQTAQSPLLHGLDVVTTRLEGPVAETLAAYAQTIPANMIVMTTHGWSGFEYFWLGSVTEALLRLTHTPLWIMRPGESAQRAAQPLQRILVPLDGSPLAEKILPVVQALAALDNARLILARVIDGRRSPPNSSIDNQHVEAYLQAVATRLEAQGFLTDIAVGTGDQPARALLNLSRELNVDTIALATRGQGGWQRLMVGSTADKLIRGSPIPVLAMYPSSHETSTDRHGDG; encoded by the coding sequence GTGTTCCGTACTGTTCTCGTTCCACTCGATGGCTCCCCGGTCGGCGAGCAAGCACTTGCTGCCGCCGCTCGGCTGGCGCGCGCGGTGCAGGCGACCGTGCATCTGGTACATGTCCATTACCCTAATTCTCTGACGCCAATCGTGATCGAGACGTTACCGGTCATCGATACCGATCTGCATTCGTTGGCGGCTGAGCACGAACGATTTTATCTGGAACAAACCGCTCAATCCCCCCTCTTGCATGGGTTAGACGTTGTGACCACACGCCTTGAGGGTCCGGTCGCTGAAACATTGGCTGCGTATGCTCAAACCATCCCGGCTAACATGATCGTCATGACGACACACGGTTGGAGTGGGTTTGAATACTTCTGGCTGGGAAGCGTGACTGAGGCCCTGTTGCGGCTAACCCATACACCACTCTGGATCATGCGACCGGGCGAATCGGCCCAACGGGCTGCTCAACCGCTGCAACGTATCCTTGTCCCGCTTGATGGTTCGCCACTTGCCGAGAAGATTCTGCCGGTGGTGCAAGCCTTAGCCGCACTCGACAATGCACGCCTGATCTTAGCCCGCGTCATTGATGGCCGTCGCTCACCTCCGAACTCCAGCATCGACAATCAGCACGTCGAAGCTTATTTACAGGCAGTGGCAACTCGGCTTGAAGCCCAAGGCTTCCTTACCGACATTGCCGTCGGTACCGGCGACCAACCGGCACGCGCGTTGCTCAACCTCAGTCGTGAGCTAAACGTTGACACAATTGCCCTCGCCACACGTGGGCAAGGTGGTTGGCAACGGTTGATGGTGGGAAGTACTGCCGATAAGCTGATTCGGGGTAGCCCGATACCGGTGCTGGCGATGTATCCATCATCTCACGAAACGTCTACTGACCGGCACGGAGATGGATGA
- a CDS encoding glucose-1-phosphate adenylyltransferase: protein MRIVAMIMAGGEGTRLSVLSEKRAKPSVPFAGKFRIIDFTLSNCVNSGIFDVAVLTQYRPHSLNEHIGIGKPWDLDRNRGGVRLLQPYQGRRDESWYRGTADAIYQNLNYIQERRADLVLVLSGDHIYKMNYNDIIDTHLRKRADLTVAVMEVPLEETDRFGIMTTDENDRIIEFTEKPKARDKGNLASMGIYVFNTDILIRRLSEGGPERPRIDFGKDVIPAMVAEDRVFAHRFKGYWVDVGTIQSYWETSMQLLDPSLDFDLFDPNWLIRTRSEERPPAKIGPQARVNQSIICNGCTIRGTVTHSVLSPGVYVSPGAIVRDSVVMNDTWIGPGAVLDRVIVDKKVVVGAGVRLGFGDDLTVPNRKQPDKINCGVTVVGKAAHIPAGITIGRNVVINPDRDTEDFPAGDVPSGETI from the coding sequence ATGCGAATTGTAGCAATGATTATGGCAGGCGGCGAAGGCACTCGTCTGAGTGTACTTTCGGAAAAGCGGGCAAAGCCATCGGTGCCATTCGCCGGTAAGTTTCGCATTATCGATTTTACCCTCTCGAATTGCGTCAATTCCGGCATTTTTGATGTGGCAGTATTGACGCAGTACCGACCCCATTCGCTCAATGAGCATATTGGCATTGGCAAACCGTGGGATCTCGACCGGAACCGTGGTGGTGTGCGGTTGTTGCAGCCGTATCAGGGGCGACGGGATGAATCGTGGTATCGAGGTACCGCCGATGCAATCTATCAGAATCTGAATTACATTCAAGAACGGCGGGCCGATCTGGTGTTGGTTCTTTCCGGTGATCATATCTACAAGATGAACTACAACGACATTATCGACACCCACCTGCGCAAACGGGCAGACTTGACGGTGGCGGTGATGGAGGTGCCTCTGGAAGAGACGGATCGTTTTGGGATTATGACGACCGATGAAAACGACCGGATTATTGAGTTTACCGAGAAGCCCAAAGCGCGCGATAAGGGGAATCTAGCCTCGATGGGTATTTATGTTTTCAATACCGATATCCTCATCCGGCGTTTGTCGGAGGGTGGGCCGGAGCGACCGCGGATCGATTTCGGCAAAGATGTCATTCCGGCGATGGTTGCCGAAGATCGCGTCTTTGCCCACCGGTTCAAGGGTTATTGGGTTGATGTCGGCACCATTCAGTCGTATTGGGAAACGAGTATGCAACTGCTCGATCCCTCACTCGATTTCGATCTGTTCGATCCAAATTGGCTGATTCGCACCCGCAGCGAAGAACGACCACCGGCCAAGATCGGGCCACAGGCGCGGGTTAATCAGTCGATCATCTGTAACGGTTGTACGATACGTGGTACGGTAACGCACTCGGTGTTGTCGCCGGGCGTGTATGTGTCACCGGGCGCGATTGTCCGCGATAGCGTGGTGATGAACGATACGTGGATCGGCCCCGGTGCGGTGCTCGACCGAGTGATCGTCGATAAAAAAGTTGTGGTCGGTGCCGGTGTTCGGCTCGGTTTTGGCGATGATTTGACCGTGCCCAACCGCAAACAGCCCGATAAAATCAATTGTGGTGTGACAGTGGTCGGGAAAGCGGCGCATATTCCTGCCGGTATTACTATCGGGCGCAATGTGGTGATCAACCCTGATCGTGATACTGAAGATTTTCCTGCCGGTGATGTGCCGTCAGGAGAGACGATCTGA
- a CDS encoding glucose-1-phosphate adenylyltransferase family protein, giving the protein MLRTLVMILAGGDSPALSVLTAERTEAAVPFGGKYRIIDFALSNCVNSGLYNVAVLTQYRPRSLHAHLGVGRPWDLDRAQGGLRVLHPSPTPDGGGWQRGTADAVRYNLDLVEDQPVDAVLLLAGDHIYKMDYRPLLELHEERNADLTMAVRSVSPHDAYRYGIVSVGSGGRVDRFVEKPRRADSNLASMGIYVFRKQYLIDLLRSTDAVDFGRHILPQIVTTARAYAYNFQGYWADVGTVQAYYEANLALLAETPALDLYDPEWVIHTVSSDRPGAEIGVQARVENSLVSDGCRVYGTVIGSVLSPGVVVAPGAIVRDSIVLGDAVVEAGAVLDRCIIDEGVRIGEEARVGDGDENTPNTEAPERLNTGLTLVGLKACIPAGVRIGRNVAIRPRTQPSAFPTDGYVPSGATV; this is encoded by the coding sequence ATGTTACGTACTCTTGTGATGATACTGGCCGGTGGTGATTCTCCGGCGTTAAGCGTACTTACCGCTGAGCGTACCGAAGCAGCAGTGCCGTTTGGCGGCAAGTATCGGATTATCGATTTTGCCCTCTCGAATTGTGTCAATTCAGGGTTGTACAATGTTGCAGTCCTGACCCAGTATCGGCCTCGTTCACTTCACGCCCATCTCGGTGTTGGCCGCCCGTGGGACTTAGACCGTGCCCAAGGTGGATTGCGCGTTCTGCATCCCTCACCGACACCTGATGGCGGTGGCTGGCAACGCGGTACTGCCGATGCAGTGCGCTACAATCTCGATCTTGTCGAGGATCAGCCGGTTGATGCCGTGCTGTTATTGGCCGGTGACCATATCTACAAAATGGATTACCGTCCCCTGCTTGAGCTACACGAAGAACGCAACGCCGATCTGACAATGGCGGTACGGAGTGTTAGCCCACACGATGCGTATCGCTATGGGATCGTATCGGTCGGTAGTGGCGGGCGAGTCGACCGTTTTGTTGAAAAGCCGCGTCGCGCCGACTCGAACCTCGCCTCGATGGGTATCTATGTTTTTCGCAAGCAGTATCTGATCGATCTGTTACGCTCGACCGATGCCGTTGATTTTGGTCGTCATATCCTGCCGCAGATTGTCACAACGGCTCGTGCCTACGCCTACAATTTTCAAGGGTATTGGGCCGATGTCGGTACGGTGCAGGCCTATTATGAAGCCAATCTGGCCTTACTGGCCGAAACACCGGCGCTCGACCTGTACGATCCAGAATGGGTGATCCATACGGTCAGTTCCGACCGTCCGGGGGCCGAGATTGGCGTGCAAGCGCGGGTCGAGAATAGCTTGGTGAGCGATGGGTGTCGCGTCTATGGTACCGTGATCGGGTCGGTGCTGTCGCCCGGTGTGGTGGTGGCGCCTGGGGCAATCGTGCGCGACTCAATCGTGCTGGGTGATGCAGTCGTTGAGGCAGGGGCAGTGCTTGATCGGTGTATCATCGATGAGGGCGTGCGGATCGGGGAAGAGGCGCGGGTTGGTGATGGCGATGAAAATACGCCCAATACCGAAGCACCAGAACGTTTGAATACCGGTTTGACGCTGGTTGGTCTGAAAGCATGCATTCCTGCCGGTGTGCGAATTGGGCGGAATGTTGCGATCCGACCACGGACGCAACCTTCAGCGTTTCCTACCGATGGGTATGTGCCGAGTGGGGCGACGGTGTAA
- a CDS encoding class I SAM-dependent rRNA methyltransferase: MPPIADLTIDPSLRTRLQQGHPWVYRNHLIGAERLDSGQWVRARCGGLTVYGLYDARSPIGLRIYSRNGPPDQAWIHERVWEAWELRAPLRDNGQTTAYRWIYGEGDHLPGIVVDRYGDYAVIQTYAESVQTIVPTVAAALRAVDPQLRGVVQRPRLDDDDADEARPVLLWGEWPPRNLVVQENGLFFHVDMLYGQKTGLFLDQRDNRRTLEGFVAGASVLNCFAYTGGFSLYALRGDAAEVVSCDVGRGLAEATAANIALNRLPVERHHFETEDCFSLLDSYAKVGRTFNVVILDPPSFARSRTNLHAAQRAYIRLNMLGLRCVEPGGLLISSSCTAQIGPEQFRHLLGEAAAQAHRRLQIIHEAGQPLDHPVPAGFPEGRYLKFIIARVQPLV; this comes from the coding sequence ATGCCACCAATTGCCGATCTAACAATCGACCCTTCACTTCGGACGCGGCTGCAACAGGGGCATCCGTGGGTCTACCGTAACCATCTGATCGGCGCCGAACGGTTGGATTCCGGGCAGTGGGTGCGTGCTCGTTGTGGCGGTCTTACCGTCTACGGTCTGTACGATGCGCGTAGTCCGATCGGTCTCCGTATTTACAGTCGCAACGGCCCACCCGATCAAGCCTGGATTCACGAGCGGGTCTGGGAGGCGTGGGAGTTGCGGGCACCGTTGCGTGATAATGGTCAGACGACAGCTTACCGCTGGATTTATGGTGAGGGCGATCATCTACCCGGGATCGTTGTCGATCGCTACGGTGATTATGCCGTGATCCAAACCTACGCCGAAAGCGTGCAAACCATTGTACCAACGGTGGCTGCTGCATTGCGCGCGGTTGATCCGCAACTACGCGGTGTCGTACAGCGCCCGCGGCTCGATGATGATGACGCGGATGAAGCCCGGCCGGTTTTGTTATGGGGTGAATGGCCGCCACGCAATTTGGTCGTGCAAGAGAATGGCCTGTTTTTTCACGTAGATATGCTTTATGGACAAAAGACCGGTCTCTTTCTCGATCAGCGTGATAATCGGCGCACCCTTGAGGGGTTCGTTGCCGGGGCGAGTGTGCTGAACTGCTTTGCCTACACCGGTGGTTTTTCGCTGTATGCGTTGCGTGGCGATGCTGCGGAAGTAGTGAGCTGTGACGTGGGGCGTGGTTTGGCCGAAGCTACCGCCGCCAATATTGCGCTCAACCGCTTACCGGTGGAACGCCATCACTTCGAGACAGAGGATTGTTTTAGCTTGCTCGATAGTTATGCCAAAGTGGGGCGCACATTCAATGTCGTCATCCTCGATCCACCGAGCTTTGCCCGCTCGCGTACCAACCTTCATGCTGCACAGCGCGCATACATTCGGCTCAACATGCTGGGGCTGCGCTGTGTTGAACCCGGTGGCTTACTGATTAGTTCTAGTTGTACCGCTCAGATTGGCCCAGAACAGTTTCGTCATCTTCTCGGTGAAGCTGCGGCGCAAGCGCATCGCCGTCTACAGATTATCCACGAAGCCGGTCAACCTCTCGATCATCCAGTACCGGCCGGCTTTCCCGAAGGACGTTACCTGAAATTTATTATTGCTCGTGTGCAACCGTTAGTGTAA
- a CDS encoding glycosyltransferase family 4 protein: MHVLQISWEYPPHIVGGLGRHVADLVPALIEHDVTVTVITPQLRGGESFERQEQITICRVAIPPIDTDDFPSFVYHAGWHLEHAAHALFPGGRPDLVHVHDWLTAEVGITLKHHWRVPLIATIHATERGRGRGDLNGHRAQHINDLEWRLTYEAWRVIVCSHFMARQIREYFTTPPDKIDVISNGVHIPPPPFETPAEWVAFRRRFAADNEALVIFVGRLVYEKGVHVLLEAWPRVIAEIPARLVIAGTGSAFDELKWRAAELGVPVEFLGYISDEDRNRLYAVGDVAVFPSLYEPFGIVALEAFAAGCPVIVSDAGGLAEVVQHELNGLVVPAGNVVALANALLTSLHAPAESRMRAARGAALARAYYTWNRIAGEVKALYDRVWTEWKAGAWGKEIMRRA; encoded by the coding sequence ATGCATGTACTACAGATTTCGTGGGAATATCCCCCTCACATCGTTGGCGGTTTAGGCCGCCATGTGGCAGATTTAGTGCCGGCATTGATCGAACACGACGTAACGGTAACCGTCATCACTCCGCAATTACGTGGCGGTGAATCGTTCGAACGTCAGGAACAGATCACTATCTGCCGGGTTGCCATTCCGCCGATCGATACCGATGACTTCCCCAGCTTTGTCTATCACGCTGGGTGGCATCTTGAACACGCAGCCCATGCCCTGTTTCCCGGTGGCCGACCCGATCTGGTCCACGTTCACGACTGGCTGACCGCCGAGGTTGGTATCACGCTCAAGCACCATTGGCGTGTCCCGCTGATTGCTACCATCCATGCGACCGAACGTGGGCGTGGACGTGGTGATTTGAATGGGCACCGAGCACAGCACATTAACGATCTCGAATGGCGTTTAACCTACGAGGCATGGCGGGTGATTGTTTGTTCGCACTTTATGGCACGCCAGATCCGTGAGTACTTTACCACTCCGCCAGACAAGATCGATGTTATTTCCAATGGTGTTCATATTCCGCCCCCACCGTTTGAAACACCGGCGGAATGGGTCGCCTTTCGGCGCCGTTTTGCCGCCGATAACGAAGCGTTAGTGATTTTTGTCGGACGGCTCGTTTACGAAAAGGGTGTGCATGTCTTACTTGAGGCCTGGCCACGGGTTATTGCCGAAATACCGGCTCGCTTAGTGATCGCCGGCACCGGTAGTGCTTTCGATGAACTCAAGTGGCGGGCCGCAGAGTTGGGAGTGCCGGTTGAGTTTCTCGGCTATATCAGTGACGAAGATCGGAACCGTTTGTACGCCGTGGGTGATGTGGCCGTCTTCCCCTCGCTCTACGAGCCGTTTGGGATTGTGGCGCTGGAAGCCTTTGCGGCCGGTTGTCCGGTGATTGTCTCTGATGCCGGTGGGTTGGCCGAGGTTGTCCAGCACGAACTGAACGGGTTAGTTGTCCCCGCCGGCAATGTGGTGGCGCTCGCCAATGCGTTGCTGACCAGTCTGCACGCCCCCGCCGAGTCGCGGATGCGTGCGGCGCGTGGGGCTGCGCTGGCCCGCGCTTACTACACCTGGAACCGAATTGCCGGGGAGGTAAAAGCGTTGTACGATCGGGTATGGACGGAGTGGAAGGCCGGTGCATGGGGGAAAGAGATTATGCGTCGCGCCTGA
- the aroC gene encoding chorismate synthase, with protein sequence MPGNSFGHVFRLTTWGESHGPAVGCTVDGCPAGLPLDVADIQRELDRRRVGQSRVSSQRREADEVQILSGVFEGRTTGTPITMVVYNTDAKSHHYDTIKDAYRPGHADYTWDVKYGFRDWRGGGRSSARETIGRVAGGAIARKLLATVGVTIVGYTLQLADLRAEVFDEAEIERNIMRCPDARVAALMVERVDQARRELDSLGGIVEVRARGVPPGLGEPVFDKLQADIGKAMFSIPAIKGVEIGEGFGVAMLRGSQNNDPFIRREDGSIGTTSNHHGGILGGISTGEEIVVRLAAKPPASIARPQQTVDRDGNPVTIEVHGRHDPTVLPRLVPVAEAMLALVLADHLLRQRLARVSWSERDDG encoded by the coding sequence ATGCCCGGAAATAGCTTTGGTCACGTCTTTCGGCTGACAACGTGGGGTGAATCGCATGGCCCGGCAGTGGGGTGTACCGTAGATGGTTGCCCGGCCGGGTTGCCGCTCGATGTGGCCGATATTCAACGCGAACTCGACCGGCGGCGGGTTGGTCAAAGCCGGGTCAGTTCGCAACGGCGCGAAGCTGATGAGGTACAGATACTCTCCGGTGTGTTTGAGGGTCGCACCACCGGAACGCCGATAACGATGGTTGTTTACAATACCGATGCCAAATCTCACCACTACGATACTATCAAAGACGCCTACCGTCCCGGTCACGCCGATTATACGTGGGACGTAAAATACGGTTTTCGGGATTGGCGTGGTGGTGGGCGTTCGTCAGCCCGCGAGACGATTGGGCGGGTAGCCGGTGGTGCAATTGCGCGCAAACTGTTGGCGACGGTGGGGGTAACAATTGTAGGGTATACCCTCCAACTAGCCGATTTGCGCGCCGAGGTCTTTGATGAAGCAGAGATCGAACGCAACATCATGCGGTGCCCTGATGCGCGGGTGGCGGCGTTGATGGTTGAACGTGTCGATCAGGCGCGTCGCGAACTCGATTCGCTGGGTGGGATCGTTGAAGTCCGGGCGCGAGGTGTACCTCCCGGCCTCGGTGAGCCGGTGTTTGATAAGCTCCAAGCCGATATCGGTAAGGCCATGTTCTCGATTCCGGCTATCAAAGGAGTGGAGATTGGTGAAGGGTTTGGGGTGGCAATGCTGCGTGGCTCGCAGAACAACGATCCCTTCATCCGGCGCGAGGATGGTTCAATCGGTACGACCTCGAACCATCACGGCGGTATTCTCGGCGGCATTTCAACCGGCGAAGAGATCGTGGTACGATTGGCAGCCAAACCACCGGCCAGTATTGCCCGCCCACAACAAACGGTCGACCGCGACGGTAACCCGGTAACGATTGAGGTGCATGGTCGCCATGACCCAACGGTCTTGCCGCGTCTCGTGCCGGTGGCCGAAGCTATGCTGGCGTTGGTGCTGGCCGATCATCTGTTGCGACAGCGGCTTGCTCGGGTGTCGTGGTCGGAGCGTGATGATGGGTAA
- a CDS encoding prephenate dehydrogenase encodes MIRIAIIGLGLIGTSLGMALRNVDPKESPLGAVEVIGFDREPRVIREARGRLAIDREARTLAEAVHEAQMVVVATPVRAMQEVFQELATLLPAGAVVTDVASTKALVCRWANELLPRTVSFVGGHPMAGREKSGPAAADPDLFREAIYCLTATHDTVSQAVEAVEALVRTVGAKPYYIDPEEHDVYVAGISHLPLLLSVGLVTATGSSPAWKEMAPLAATGFRDVSRLASGDPQMQRDILLTNPHGLTRWIDELIRFLVTAREQINTGDAAAIEQMLQQAKATRDAWLESKPHLRPGEADFTAMPTVERPSLLGFRLPKREK; translated from the coding sequence ATGATCCGAATCGCGATTATTGGGCTTGGTCTGATCGGCACCTCACTTGGGATGGCGTTGCGTAACGTCGACCCCAAAGAGTCGCCGCTCGGTGCGGTCGAGGTGATCGGGTTCGACCGCGAGCCGCGTGTGATCCGCGAGGCGCGGGGAAGGTTGGCGATTGATCGCGAAGCACGCACGCTAGCCGAAGCGGTGCATGAGGCACAGATGGTGGTGGTGGCAACACCGGTGCGTGCGATGCAAGAGGTATTCCAGGAGCTTGCCACCCTGTTGCCTGCTGGGGCAGTGGTGACGGATGTTGCCAGTACCAAGGCACTAGTTTGTCGTTGGGCTAACGAACTATTGCCACGTACCGTGAGTTTTGTTGGCGGGCACCCGATGGCCGGGCGGGAAAAATCTGGTCCGGCAGCCGCCGATCCTGACCTGTTCCGTGAGGCGATTTACTGCCTTACTGCAACGCACGATACCGTATCGCAAGCGGTCGAAGCGGTCGAAGCACTCGTGCGCACGGTTGGGGCTAAGCCCTACTATATCGACCCCGAAGAGCACGATGTGTACGTTGCCGGCATTTCCCATCTCCCCCTCCTCCTCTCGGTGGGGTTGGTCACCGCCACCGGTAGTAGCCCGGCGTGGAAGGAGATGGCGCCGTTGGCGGCCACCGGGTTTCGCGATGTATCGCGCCTTGCCTCCGGCGACCCGCAGATGCAGCGTGACATCTTGCTCACTAACCCGCATGGCCTCACCCGCTGGATCGACGAGCTAATCCGCTTCCTCGTCACCGCGCGCGAACAGATTAATACCGGCGATGCCGCGGCCATCGAGCAGATGCTGCAACAGGCCAAAGCCACCCGTGACGCATGGCTGGAAAGCAAGCCGCACCTGCGCCCCGGCGAAGCCGATTTTACCGCCATGCCCACAGTCGAACGACCTAGCCTGCTTGGTTTCCGCTTGCCGAAGCGGGAGAAGTGA
- a CDS encoding CPBP family intramembrane glutamic endopeptidase, whose amino-acid sequence MRAPALTPSSSGALLRDPRLRWGLGLVAAVWVVGLIGGLSGLTEWPALFLYVLGGLGIATWIGRSSGWAMLGVTRTNLRSATIWGGGIGVALMLLDWVNTFFYYRGGGAPMEAMETILVGMGFLYLFPVLVLAEELLWRGMLLLGLRDAGLNAHLTVAITTLLYALNHLFVAPVPMFERWLMVGMAVPIGIIGGYLVLRTRNVWAAVWLHGLSLVAMVADIFIIPALARS is encoded by the coding sequence ATGCGTGCGCCCGCATTAACACCATCGTCATCAGGAGCCTTACTGCGCGATCCGCGGCTGCGCTGGGGATTGGGGTTAGTAGCAGCGGTATGGGTCGTCGGCTTGATCGGCGGACTGAGTGGTCTTACCGAATGGCCAGCACTCTTCCTGTATGTCCTCGGCGGACTAGGCATTGCGACGTGGATCGGCCGCAGCAGTGGCTGGGCTATGCTCGGTGTCACCCGCACCAATCTGCGCTCTGCTACGATCTGGGGCGGTGGGATTGGAGTTGCGCTCATGCTACTCGACTGGGTAAACACCTTTTTCTATTACCGTGGCGGTGGCGCACCGATGGAGGCGATGGAGACGATTCTGGTCGGGATGGGCTTCCTCTACCTCTTCCCGGTGCTGGTGCTGGCCGAAGAGCTACTCTGGCGTGGCATGTTGCTCCTCGGCCTACGCGATGCCGGTCTTAACGCTCATCTGACGGTCGCCATCACCACCCTGCTCTATGCTCTCAATCACCTCTTCGTCGCGCCGGTGCCGATGTTCGAGCGCTGGCTGATGGTGGGTATGGCCGTACCGATTGGGATCATTGGCGGCTATCTGGTGCTACGCACCCGCAACGTCTGGGCTGCTGTGTGGTTGCACGGCCTCAGCCTTGTGGCCATGGTGGCCGACATCTTTATCATTCCGGCACTGGCCCGAAGCTGA
- a CDS encoding homogentisate 1,2-dioxygenase codes for MPFYQRLGHVPHKRHTQFRKPDGKLYREEVMGLEGFHGIQSILYHHFLPPRVLRAELVGSAKPEYVEFGPIRHRAFTTANVPAGGDPVSSRVTLLGNNDVTIGVSRPTESMTGFYRNAQAYEVWFAHEGSGELLSQFGRLPFSAGDYVVIPFGVTWQMQLAGPARFLVIEATGQIAPPKRYRNQFGQLLEHAPYCERDIRGPGELLTFTDTGEFEVLVKVRDQLTRHVLDHHPFDVVGWDGYLYPWAFSIHDFEPITGRIHQPPPVHQTFEGHNFVICSFVPRLFDYHPEAIPAPYNHSNVNSDEVIYYCDGNFMSRRGIERCDITLHPAGLPHGPQPGSTEASIGAKETRELAVMIDTFHPLHLTTAALELEKAGYMDSWSVGDPEG; via the coding sequence ATGCCGTTTTACCAGCGTCTCGGCCACGTTCCCCACAAGCGCCATACCCAGTTCCGTAAGCCTGATGGCAAGCTCTACCGCGAAGAGGTGATGGGTCTTGAAGGCTTTCACGGCATTCAGTCCATCCTCTACCATCACTTCTTGCCGCCACGGGTGCTGCGCGCCGAACTGGTTGGTTCCGCTAAGCCGGAATACGTCGAATTCGGCCCGATCCGCCACCGTGCGTTTACCACGGCGAACGTGCCCGCTGGCGGCGATCCGGTGAGTTCCCGCGTTACCTTGCTTGGTAATAATGATGTGACGATCGGCGTGAGCCGGCCCACCGAGAGTATGACCGGCTTCTATCGCAATGCACAAGCGTATGAGGTGTGGTTTGCGCACGAGGGCAGCGGTGAGCTGCTCTCGCAGTTTGGTCGTTTGCCGTTTAGCGCCGGTGATTACGTCGTTATCCCGTTTGGCGTGACATGGCAGATGCAGCTCGCTGGCCCGGCCCGCTTTTTGGTGATAGAAGCGACCGGCCAGATCGCGCCCCCCAAACGCTACCGCAACCAGTTTGGCCAGTTGCTTGAGCATGCACCCTATTGCGAGCGGGATATTCGCGGCCCCGGCGAGTTGCTCACCTTTACCGATACCGGCGAGTTTGAGGTGTTGGTGAAGGTACGCGATCAGCTCACGCGCCACGTGCTCGATCACCATCCCTTTGATGTGGTGGGCTGGGATGGCTATCTCTACCCGTGGGCCTTTTCGATCCACGACTTCGAGCCGATTACCGGGCGCATCCATCAGCCGCCGCCGGTGCATCAAACTTTCGAGGGTCATAACTTTGTAATCTGTTCGTTCGTGCCGCGTCTGTTCGATTATCATCCTGAAGCGATCCCGGCTCCGTACAATCACTCGAACGTTAACTCCGATGAGGTGATTTATTACTGTGATGGTAACTTCATGTCGCGCCGTGGTATTGAGCGATGTGACATAACTTTGCATCCTGCCGGTTTGCCGCACGGTCCGCAGCCGGGTAGCACCGAAGCTAGTATCGGTGCCAAAGAAACGCGCGAGTTAGCCGTGATGATCGATACCTTCCATCCGCTGCATCTGACGACTGCCGCGCTCGAGTTGGAGAAGGCGGGGTATATGGATTCGTGGAGCGTGGGTGATCCGGAAGGTTAG